In Triticum urartu cultivar G1812 chromosome 6, Tu2.1, whole genome shotgun sequence, the following proteins share a genomic window:
- the LOC125513357 gene encoding uncharacterized protein LOC125513357 translates to MDPAGSSSTSVPCACPPVGSSYTSHSCASRSRIRQDPPPLSSHAFLETDTAGSSCSSFLYGVVELSALPYEPPSPLSFPSSSSPRKLPPARSSACPSPAAHVQFGQLWRAVRCTMACSSATFPGMQCHQRAVQLALACSAARPGVQCISSMHAGTLTYNSTLTDSLVAAAGIIAQEVARDLRMTDTSI, encoded by the exons ATGGATCCAGcgggatcctcctccacatccGTCCCCTGTGCCTGCCCGCCGGTTGGATCCTCCTACACCTCCCATTCCTGTGCTAGCCGGTCACGGATCAGGCAAGATCCTCCACCCCTCTCCTCCCACGCCTTCCTGGAGACGGATACGGCAGGATCCTCCTGCAGCTCCTTCCTCTACGGCGTTGTCGAGCTCTCTGCCCTCCCCTACGAGCCGCCCTCCCCTCtctcctttccttcttcctcctctccccgcaaactacctccggcgaggtctagTGCATGTCCATCCCCGGCGGCTCACGTGCAGTTCGGCCAACTATGGCGTGCAGTACGATGTACGATGGCATGCAGTTCCGCGACCTTCCCTGGCATGCAGTGCCACCAGCGTGCAGTGCAGCTTGCCCTGGCGTGCAGTGCAGCTCGCCCGGGCGTGCAGTGCATCTCGTCCATGCATGCGGGCACCCTCACCT ACAACTCTACGCTTACGGATTCCCTTGTGGCAGCTGCTGGGATTATCGCCCAGGAAGTTGCTCGTGATCTTCGCATGACTGATACTAGCATATGA